A window of the Corynebacterium minutissimum genome harbors these coding sequences:
- a CDS encoding ABC transporter ATP-binding protein, whose product MLSIDADYGHSTPLGHLEKNFALGHIYGLAGPNGSGKSTLLATLGGELAPLDGTVEWDGHPIGTKEQPGAVITVAEPVFLPDLTVGEHLDLMGKATGVDVAKLCELWALESLLPHPASRLSSGQRQRVFLAAQLYQPARALLIDEPERHLDAAWTEFLASELRYLADEENRCIVVASHSDTITQACDEVVQL is encoded by the coding sequence ATGCTTTCCATCGACGCCGATTATGGGCATTCCACGCCCCTTGGACACCTTGAGAAAAACTTTGCCCTAGGCCACATCTATGGCCTCGCTGGCCCCAATGGTTCGGGTAAGTCCACGTTGCTCGCAACGCTCGGCGGGGAGCTTGCGCCTCTCGATGGAACAGTGGAGTGGGACGGTCACCCCATCGGCACGAAGGAACAGCCGGGCGCTGTGATTACGGTGGCCGAGCCGGTTTTCCTCCCCGACCTCACCGTGGGCGAGCACCTGGACTTGATGGGAAAGGCGACAGGGGTGGACGTCGCCAAGCTCTGCGAACTCTGGGCACTTGAGTCTCTCCTTCCCCACCCTGCCTCGCGCCTTTCCTCGGGCCAACGCCAGCGCGTCTTCCTAGCCGCGCAGCTATACCAGCCGGCGCGTGCTTTGCTTATCGACGAGCCCGAGCGCCACCTCGACGCCGCCTGGACCGAGTTCCTCGCCAGCGAATTGCGCTACCTAGCCGACGAGGAGAATCGCTGCATCGTCGTGGCCTCACATTCCGACACCATCACCCAGGCCTGCGACGAGGTGGTGCAGCTGTGA
- a CDS encoding NAD(P)-dependent oxidoreductase, giving the protein MKIAFLGTGRMGTELARHLLDHHELTVWNRTAERAQPLVDAGAALADSPSAAVEGAEVIITSLFGPDDIREQIIETELIPEGVTWIDTTTISPDAAREFAAAVDSYVHAPVVGSLGPAREGKLGVYVGTPDDDRRELALTIAELWADENKLIGVESAATAAIGKLLANLALAVTAEGLLEALQLGESEGLDSEVILEMLDITGLAFMKNMKGPFITGERNTTPGDFTVDALCKDAKLMEMTANKPLPALAAVIQRFEEQQAMGHGDQDFSSIFVFRNKG; this is encoded by the coding sequence ATGAAGATTGCATTCCTGGGTACTGGCCGCATGGGTACCGAGCTCGCCCGACACCTCCTCGACCACCATGAGCTCACCGTTTGGAACCGCACCGCTGAGCGCGCACAACCGCTAGTTGACGCCGGCGCCGCTCTTGCTGATTCCCCTTCCGCCGCCGTAGAGGGCGCAGAGGTCATCATCACCTCTCTCTTCGGCCCGGATGACATCCGCGAGCAAATCATCGAGACCGAACTCATCCCCGAAGGGGTTACGTGGATCGACACCACGACCATCTCCCCCGATGCCGCCCGTGAATTCGCCGCCGCGGTCGACTCTTATGTCCACGCGCCCGTCGTCGGTTCGCTAGGCCCGGCGCGCGAGGGCAAGCTCGGTGTCTACGTGGGCACGCCTGACGACGACCGCCGCGAGCTCGCCTTGACCATTGCCGAGCTCTGGGCCGACGAGAACAAGCTCATCGGCGTCGAATCCGCCGCCACCGCGGCAATTGGCAAACTCCTGGCCAACCTAGCCCTCGCCGTCACTGCAGAGGGTCTGCTCGAGGCTCTTCAACTCGGCGAGTCCGAAGGCCTTGATTCTGAGGTCATCCTCGAGATGCTCGACATCACCGGCCTCGCCTTCATGAAGAACATGAAGGGCCCATTCATCACCGGCGAGCGCAACACTACTCCGGGCGACTTCACCGTGGATGCCCTGTGCAAGGACGCCAAGCTCATGGAGATGACCGCCAACAAGCCACTCCCGGCCCTCGCCGCCGTCATTCAGCGCTTTGAGGAGCAGCAGGCCATGGGCCACGGCGACCAAGATTTCTCCTCCATCTTCGTCTTCCGCAACAAGGGATAG
- a CDS encoding DMT family transporter, whose amino-acid sequence MAWFVLIFSGAFEAVWAAALDKSEGFSRLWPSVIFFVACAISMGGLGWAMKFIPVGTAYAVWAGVGAVVTVVYSLATGQEAATVWKLLFLAMIIGGIMGLKVVH is encoded by the coding sequence ATGGCGTGGTTTGTGTTGATTTTCTCCGGGGCCTTCGAAGCTGTGTGGGCGGCGGCGCTAGATAAATCGGAAGGCTTCAGCCGCCTGTGGCCGTCGGTCATCTTCTTCGTTGCCTGCGCCATCTCCATGGGTGGTTTGGGTTGGGCCATGAAGTTCATTCCCGTGGGCACAGCTTATGCGGTGTGGGCAGGTGTGGGCGCGGTCGTTACCGTGGTTTACTCACTCGCCACGGGGCAGGAGGCAGCCACGGTGTGGAAGCTGTTGTTCTTGGCCATGATTATTGGCGGAATTATGGGGCTGAAGGTGGTGCATTAG
- a CDS encoding ABC transporter permease translates to MNFAESTKMALTSLRTNKMRSALTLLGVIIGIAAVIAIVTLGHSLQASVQKDLDKVGANNFTVQVKERPEEGEEEEADDPFMGGGFVEDESSMLTPDMLDRAKEVMGDQIAGINIGEYNSYSGAFVAEGDEQEETANLLVRPTNPDYVSGSSYSIVAGRFLSEDDIDSSRSVTMLDKETATKLFDAPEDAIGQYVSFETHEASPIELAVIGVFEEPQTGPLVGGGPSQTAFVPYPLEAEFSDSPGAGTAFSQVTVRGNPDLDKAAVASNLQRVFDSYYKDNPDYMVKVTDFSDDLASLNQIFTTMSLVLAAIGGISLLVGGIGVMNIMLITVTERTREIGIRKALGARRRDIRIQFITEAIVVCLIGGLIGIAIGTAAGMAGAAAIGSLVAPPLWAVILSLLFSLAIGLFFGYYPAGKAAKLDPIEALRYE, encoded by the coding sequence ATGAATTTCGCTGAATCCACCAAGATGGCGCTGACCAGCCTGCGCACCAACAAGATGCGCTCGGCACTGACGCTCTTGGGCGTCATCATTGGTATTGCCGCGGTCATCGCCATCGTCACGCTCGGCCACTCCCTACAAGCCTCGGTTCAAAAAGACTTGGACAAGGTGGGCGCCAATAACTTCACCGTCCAGGTCAAGGAGCGCCCGGAGGAAGGCGAAGAGGAAGAGGCCGATGATCCTTTTATGGGCGGCGGCTTTGTCGAAGACGAGTCCTCGATGCTCACCCCCGACATGCTGGACCGCGCTAAAGAGGTCATGGGGGATCAGATCGCCGGTATCAATATCGGCGAGTACAACTCTTATTCCGGCGCGTTCGTCGCCGAAGGCGACGAACAAGAGGAGACCGCCAACCTCCTCGTCCGCCCGACCAACCCGGACTATGTCTCCGGCTCGTCCTATTCCATCGTGGCCGGGCGCTTCCTCAGCGAAGACGATATCGATTCCAGCCGGTCAGTAACCATGCTGGATAAAGAAACGGCCACCAAGCTTTTCGACGCTCCTGAAGACGCCATTGGCCAATACGTAAGCTTCGAAACCCACGAGGCCTCCCCGATTGAGCTGGCCGTCATCGGCGTCTTTGAAGAGCCTCAGACCGGACCTCTGGTGGGCGGCGGCCCCAGCCAAACCGCCTTCGTTCCTTACCCGCTGGAGGCCGAGTTCTCCGATTCCCCGGGTGCTGGCACCGCCTTCAGCCAAGTCACCGTTCGCGGCAACCCGGATTTGGACAAGGCCGCGGTGGCTAGCAACCTGCAGCGCGTCTTCGATAGCTACTACAAGGACAACCCCGACTACATGGTGAAGGTGACCGACTTCAGCGATGACCTCGCGTCCCTCAACCAGATCTTCACCACGATGAGCTTGGTTCTCGCAGCCATCGGCGGTATCTCACTGCTCGTCGGCGGCATCGGCGTGATGAACATTATGCTTATCACCGTCACGGAGCGCACCCGTGAGATTGGCATCCGCAAGGCGCTTGGTGCACGCCGCCGCGATATCCGCATCCAGTTCATCACTGAGGCCATCGTGGTCTGCCTCATCGGCGGTCTCATCGGCATCGCCATCGGCACCGCCGCCGGCATGGCGGGCGCGGCCGCCATCGGCTCACTCGTGGCACCACCGCTCTGGGCAGTCATCCTCTCGCTGCTCTTCTCGCTGGCTATTGGCCTCTTCTTCGGCTACTACCCCGCGGGCAAGGCCGCGAAGCTGGACCCGATTGAGGCGCTGCGCTACGAATAA
- a CDS encoding ABC transporter ATP-binding protein, whose protein sequence is MSRLIEMRGIVKRFNEGLDSELTVIPGLDFSVDEGEFVAVVGQSGSGKSTLMNIIGLLDRPTAGAYHLAGVDALALGDDKLASFRGQKIGFIFQNFNLIGRMSALKNVEMPMVYAGVSTHERTQRAQNLLEMVGMSDRMNHLPNELSGGQKQRVAVARALANQPEILLADEPTGALDSQTGRMVMDLFHELHRTHGKTILFITHNPELADECSRTVTMKDGVLS, encoded by the coding sequence ATGAGCCGCCTCATTGAGATGCGGGGCATTGTCAAACGCTTCAACGAGGGCCTCGATAGCGAGTTGACCGTCATCCCCGGCCTAGATTTCTCAGTAGACGAAGGTGAGTTCGTGGCCGTGGTGGGCCAGTCTGGTTCCGGTAAGTCCACGCTCATGAACATCATCGGCCTGCTCGACCGCCCCACCGCCGGCGCGTACCACCTGGCTGGCGTGGATGCACTGGCGCTTGGCGACGACAAACTGGCCTCCTTCCGCGGCCAAAAAATCGGTTTCATCTTCCAGAATTTCAACCTGATCGGCCGTATGTCCGCGCTGAAGAACGTGGAGATGCCCATGGTTTATGCAGGTGTTTCCACCCACGAACGCACCCAGCGGGCACAGAACCTCCTGGAGATGGTCGGCATGAGCGACCGTATGAACCACCTGCCTAATGAGCTCTCCGGTGGTCAGAAGCAGCGCGTGGCTGTAGCCCGCGCCTTGGCCAACCAGCCGGAGATTCTGCTCGCAGACGAGCCCACCGGCGCGCTCGATTCGCAGACGGGACGCATGGTCATGGACTTGTTCCACGAACTGCACCGCACACATGGAAAAACCATCTTGTTCATTACCCACAACCCGGAATTGGCTGATGAGTGCAGCCGCACCGTCACGATGAAGGACGGTGTTCTGTCATGA
- a CDS encoding HlyD family efflux transporter periplasmic adaptor subunit gives MNKKALGITAGALAAVLLAGGGGYYALTSGSSDIQLTAADVTTAAKEDLISSVSATGTVAAERELSLTTSLTGPIQSLDAKVGDRVDAQQLLGRMDTTDTERELEAQRTAQEASKLESVHQIEDAQLQLRQLQDSLDQGLNPEVNSAQSAVNSAQTEYAEAQKKLDEALATKGDRPEVAEARAAVDQARTGVRDAESKSFQAALASIGTAAEDPSGVQTASAILSYLDSDEAVSEAERQLKDTEDSYHRVLRGIDRELGEQQRATSASYQAVSDAERALQASNLAIEQQIASQSQAVNHAVETAASASASNAKENGPLEYRLSQADLRSPLAGVITAVNGEAGMPAEGPILTVADDSTLLVKSTVKEGDIAQIKVGDEVTFTTPSSPGKEYKGKVTFISPTAEQPMAAESGAGSSGSGGGGGSSKPEFPVDIRVEGNREGLRLGSTTKAKIITEQNKNAITVPLSAIFEDNGKKSVLVVENGEIHARTVTVATESAFAAAIASGVKEGDTVITQADMYKDMVGQAASVAGADENA, from the coding sequence ATGAACAAGAAAGCTCTCGGCATCACAGCAGGAGCCCTCGCGGCGGTTCTCCTCGCCGGCGGTGGTGGCTACTACGCGCTCACCAGTGGTTCCTCTGATATCCAGTTGACTGCTGCCGACGTCACCACTGCGGCCAAAGAGGACCTCATCAGCTCGGTGTCCGCAACCGGCACGGTAGCTGCTGAACGCGAGCTTTCCCTGACCACCTCGCTCACGGGGCCTATCCAGTCCCTCGACGCCAAGGTCGGCGACCGCGTCGACGCCCAGCAACTGCTTGGACGGATGGACACCACCGACACCGAGCGCGAGCTCGAAGCCCAGCGCACAGCACAAGAGGCAAGCAAACTGGAATCCGTCCACCAGATTGAGGACGCCCAGCTGCAGCTGCGCCAACTGCAAGACTCCCTCGACCAAGGCCTCAACCCTGAGGTCAACAGCGCCCAGTCCGCCGTCAATTCGGCGCAGACCGAGTACGCCGAAGCGCAGAAAAAGCTCGATGAAGCCCTCGCCACCAAGGGCGACCGCCCCGAAGTTGCGGAAGCCCGCGCTGCCGTGGACCAAGCACGCACTGGGGTGCGCGATGCCGAGTCGAAGTCCTTCCAGGCAGCACTCGCTTCCATTGGCACTGCCGCTGAAGACCCTTCTGGCGTTCAGACCGCCAGTGCCATCTTGAGCTACCTCGACTCTGATGAGGCCGTGTCAGAAGCCGAGCGCCAACTGAAGGACACCGAAGACTCCTACCACCGCGTCCTCCGCGGCATCGACCGCGAGCTCGGCGAGCAACAGCGCGCCACCTCGGCCTCCTACCAGGCAGTGTCGGATGCCGAACGTGCACTGCAGGCCAGCAACCTGGCCATTGAGCAGCAAATCGCCTCCCAATCCCAAGCGGTGAATCATGCGGTGGAAACGGCGGCGTCGGCAAGCGCCAGCAACGCCAAGGAAAATGGGCCACTCGAATACAGGCTCTCCCAGGCCGATCTGCGCTCCCCGTTGGCTGGTGTCATCACCGCCGTCAACGGTGAAGCCGGCATGCCCGCTGAGGGTCCCATCCTCACCGTGGCGGATGATTCCACACTCCTGGTGAAATCCACCGTCAAGGAAGGCGACATCGCCCAGATCAAGGTCGGCGACGAAGTCACGTTCACCACGCCGTCGAGCCCCGGCAAGGAATACAAGGGAAAGGTCACCTTCATCTCCCCCACCGCTGAGCAGCCCATGGCCGCTGAATCCGGCGCTGGGTCCTCCGGCAGCGGTGGCGGTGGCGGCTCGTCCAAGCCCGAATTCCCCGTGGATATCCGCGTCGAAGGTAACCGCGAGGGCCTGCGCCTAGGCTCCACCACGAAGGCCAAGATCATCACGGAACAAAACAAGAACGCCATCACCGTGCCGTTGTCCGCCATCTTTGAGGACAACGGAAAGAAGTCCGTCCTCGTTGTGGAGAATGGCGAAATCCACGCCCGCACGGTCACCGTAGCTACCGAGTCGGCCTTCGCCGCCGCTATCGCCTCCGGCGTGAAGGAAGGCGATACCGTCATCACCCAGGCCGATATGTACAAAGACATGGTCGGCCAGGCAGCCTCCGTCGCCGGCGCGGATGAGAACGCATGA